The Methanocella arvoryzae MRE50 genome includes a region encoding these proteins:
- a CDS encoding lysine exporter LysO family protein gives MIWQIIAALALGITLAVFGLIPDAVSASLDTILTAMLCLLLFFIGLDLSQNRTVITEIRRLGVKILLLPLFIACGSIAGGLAASFVVGITPAYGMAIGAGFGWYSLSGIMLTTMVGADIGTMALLSNVFREILSIMMLPLVVKYFGKIASVAPGGATTMDTTLPFVVKYAGSEMSIVAFISGVVLSILVVFLVPALAGL, from the coding sequence GTGATCTGGCAGATTATAGCAGCACTGGCGCTAGGCATTACCCTTGCGGTTTTCGGGCTGATCCCTGACGCAGTCTCAGCCAGCCTCGACACGATCCTCACCGCCATGCTGTGCCTGCTTCTCTTCTTCATCGGCCTGGACCTGAGCCAGAACCGGACCGTAATAACGGAGATCCGGCGGCTGGGCGTGAAGATACTGCTGCTTCCCCTGTTCATCGCCTGCGGCAGCATCGCCGGTGGACTGGCAGCCAGCTTCGTGGTCGGCATCACTCCCGCTTACGGCATGGCCATCGGCGCGGGCTTCGGCTGGTACAGCCTCTCCGGCATCATGCTCACCACCATGGTCGGAGCAGACATCGGCACGATGGCACTTCTCTCCAACGTCTTCCGGGAGATCCTGTCGATCATGATGCTCCCGCTGGTAGTCAAGTACTTCGGCAAAATCGCCTCGGTAGCCCCCGGCGGCGCCACTACTATGGACACCACCCTGCCCTTCGTGGTCAAGTATGCCGGGAGCGAGATGAGCATCGTCGCCTTCATCAGCGGGGTAGTACTGTCAATCCTCGTCGTGTTCCTCGTGCCTGCCCTCGCCGGGCTGTGA
- a CDS encoding LysO family transporter: MFDQMLLSIGLIIASLIAGVLVGLIRKQFSDREKKLISMAMTGMVFILIFLMGVKTGLNKSVMEGLGIFGLKALLITLAAIAGSILFAVLFDKLVLRSGSK, translated from the coding sequence ATGTTCGACCAGATGCTACTATCCATCGGGCTGATCATCGCCTCCCTGATCGCCGGCGTCCTTGTAGGCTTGATTCGAAAGCAGTTCAGCGACAGGGAGAAAAAGCTGATTTCCATGGCCATGACCGGAATGGTCTTCATCCTCATCTTCCTCATGGGCGTCAAAACCGGGCTTAATAAGTCAGTTATGGAAGGCCTGGGAATCTTCGGGCTCAAGGCTCTGCTGATCACGCTCGCGGCCATAGCGGGCAGCATTCTCTTCGCCGTGCTGTTCGATAAGCTCGTGCTCAGGAGCGGGTCGAAGTGA
- a CDS encoding histidinol phosphate phosphatase domain-containing protein: MIDLHTHSLLSDGELLPSELVRRAKVIGYEAIAITDHADYTNLERLIDASKKARVLEESYGIVVISGVELTHLPPEHIAPLAKRAKELGAEIVVVHGETPAEPVAPGTNKAAVSCKDVDVLAHPGFLTLEEARLAASNGILLEITSRGGHNMTNGYVANTAREAGAMMVVDTDSHAPGDLITGARALAVARGAGLSEQEAALTRENAVRKLNLIVGRR; this comes from the coding sequence ATGATCGATCTCCACACCCACTCTCTTTTAAGCGACGGCGAACTCCTGCCCAGCGAGCTGGTGCGCCGGGCGAAGGTGATCGGCTACGAGGCTATCGCCATCACCGATCACGCCGACTACACGAACCTCGAGAGGCTGATCGACGCCTCGAAGAAGGCGAGGGTGCTGGAGGAGAGCTATGGCATTGTCGTCATATCTGGCGTGGAGCTGACTCACCTGCCGCCGGAGCACATCGCACCGCTGGCGAAGAGGGCGAAAGAGCTGGGCGCTGAAATCGTCGTGGTGCACGGGGAGACGCCTGCGGAGCCTGTAGCTCCGGGCACGAATAAAGCGGCGGTTAGCTGTAAAGACGTGGACGTGCTGGCGCACCCGGGCTTTCTGACGCTGGAGGAGGCCAGGCTTGCCGCATCTAACGGCATCCTGCTGGAGATCACGTCGAGGGGCGGCCACAACATGACGAATGGCTACGTAGCCAACACAGCCCGGGAAGCGGGTGCAATGATGGTAGTGGACACGGACTCGCACGCGCCGGGCGACCTCATCACGGGCGCCCGAGCCCTCGCGGTAGCAAGAGGCGCAGGCCTGAGCGAGCAAGAGGCGGCCCTGACGCGAGAAAACGCCGTACGTAAGCTGAATTTAATAGTAGGCCGCAGGTGA
- a CDS encoding transcription initiation factor IIB produces MAEIEKIREIEKREVSREKSLERVKKETEKTGESEERIMECPECGSRQLVHDYERAELVCNECGLVVDEDFIDMGPEWRAFDHDQRMKRSRVGAPMTFTIHDKGLSTMIDWRNRDSYGKSISSKNRAQLYRLRKWQRRIRVSNATERNLAFALSELDRMASALGLPRNIRETSAVVYRKAVSKNLIRGRSIEGVAAAALYAACRQNGVPRTLDEIAEVSRVSRKEIGRTYRFISRELGLKLMPTSPIDYVPRFCSGLSLKGEVQSKAVEILRQAAEKELTSGRGPTGVAAAAIYISSILCGERRTQREVANVAGVTEVTIRNRYKELAEELDIEIIL; encoded by the coding sequence GTGGCAGAAATTGAAAAAATAAGAGAGATAGAGAAGCGAGAGGTTTCCAGAGAGAAGTCCCTCGAAAGAGTAAAGAAGGAGACCGAGAAGACCGGTGAAAGCGAAGAGCGCATCATGGAGTGCCCGGAATGCGGCTCTCGCCAGCTTGTACACGACTATGAGAGAGCGGAGCTCGTGTGCAACGAATGCGGCCTCGTAGTCGACGAGGACTTTATCGATATGGGCCCTGAGTGGAGGGCTTTCGATCACGATCAGCGCATGAAGCGGTCCCGTGTGGGCGCCCCCATGACATTCACCATTCACGACAAAGGCCTGTCGACTATGATCGACTGGAGAAACAGAGACTCTTATGGCAAGTCCATCTCTTCCAAGAACAGGGCACAGCTGTACAGGCTCAGGAAATGGCAGAGGCGTATCAGGGTATCGAACGCAACAGAGCGTAACCTCGCATTCGCCCTGTCGGAACTGGACAGGATGGCCTCTGCGCTGGGCCTGCCCAGGAACATCAGGGAGACATCCGCCGTCGTATACAGGAAAGCAGTCTCCAAGAACCTGATCCGTGGCAGAAGCATCGAAGGCGTCGCTGCCGCAGCACTTTATGCGGCCTGCAGGCAGAACGGCGTTCCCAGGACGCTCGACGAGATCGCAGAGGTGTCGAGAGTCAGCAGGAAGGAAATCGGCAGGACTTACCGGTTCATATCCAGGGAACTCGGCCTCAAGCTCATGCCTACGTCGCCCATCGACTACGTCCCGAGGTTCTGCTCGGGCTTATCGTTAAAAGGTGAGGTGCAGAGCAAGGCAGTGGAGATCCTGAGACAGGCGGCCGAGAAGGAGCTGACCAGCGGCAGAGGCCCGACGGGCGTCGCAGCGGCGGCAATCTACATCTCGTCCATCCTGTGCGGCGAGCGCAGGACGCAGCGCGAGGTCGCCAACGTGGCGGGCGTGACGGAAGTCACCATCCGTAACAGGTACAAGGAACTTGCAGAAGAGCTGGACATAGAGATTATTCTCTAA
- the thsA gene encoding thermosome subunit alpha, translating into MILANEGAGGQPVYILREGSTQSKGRDAQQFNIMAAVAVAEAVKSTLGPKGMDKMLVDPTGNVTVTNDGATILREVQIDHPAAQMIVEVARAQDDEVGDGTTTAVVLAGELLRKASDLMDRQIHPTVIATGYRMAADKAKELLQTIAVPVEKTDRELLEKIAFTAMTGKGAEAEGAMLSKLAVDAVLAVEDAGKVDTDNVKVEKMVGPGAMASQLIKGIALGKTRVVENMPKAVSKAKILLLNASMEIKKTQVDASIKIKSPQQMKTFLEQEEAMLLKNVEAISKSGANVLFCQKGMDDLVASHLGKKGIFAIKSVSESDMKKLSRATGARIVTKIEEIDPKDLGYAGIVEERKVSGDESLTFVEECKNPKAVTLFVRAGTATVMDELERALHDAIRVVSVVVEDGKVVPAGGAPEIELSLRLKQYASTIGGREQLAIESFANAMEIIPRTLAENAGLDPIDMLVSLRSKHEAKNGKNFGLNVYEGKPIDMLAAGIIEPLRVKTQAVGSAAEAAVMILRIDDVIASGGPSEQTISEAKQQAKRQLAAGRMGGGMPPGMGGFM; encoded by the coding sequence ATGATTTTGGCCAACGAAGGTGCTGGCGGTCAGCCAGTATACATACTCAGGGAAGGAAGCACCCAGTCCAAGGGACGGGATGCCCAGCAATTCAATATCATGGCAGCGGTAGCAGTGGCTGAGGCAGTCAAGTCGACTCTCGGCCCCAAGGGCATGGACAAGATGCTTGTCGACCCTACGGGCAACGTCACTGTGACCAACGATGGAGCCACCATCCTCAGGGAAGTCCAGATCGATCACCCTGCCGCACAGATGATCGTGGAAGTCGCCAGGGCCCAGGATGATGAGGTAGGCGACGGCACGACGACCGCAGTGGTGCTCGCGGGCGAGCTGTTGAGGAAGGCCTCGGATCTCATGGACAGGCAGATCCACCCGACGGTCATCGCTACCGGCTACAGGATGGCTGCGGACAAGGCTAAGGAGCTGCTGCAGACGATCGCTGTCCCGGTTGAGAAGACAGACAGGGAGCTGCTCGAGAAGATCGCCTTCACCGCCATGACCGGCAAAGGCGCGGAAGCAGAGGGTGCCATGCTCTCGAAGCTGGCAGTGGACGCAGTCCTGGCAGTGGAAGATGCCGGCAAGGTGGACACCGACAACGTCAAGGTCGAGAAGATGGTCGGCCCCGGCGCCATGGCCTCACAGCTCATCAAGGGCATCGCCCTGGGCAAGACCAGGGTTGTCGAGAACATGCCGAAGGCTGTCTCGAAAGCTAAGATTCTGCTGCTCAACGCGTCGATGGAGATCAAAAAGACACAGGTCGACGCATCTATCAAGATCAAGAGCCCGCAGCAGATGAAGACCTTCCTGGAGCAGGAAGAGGCCATGCTTCTGAAGAACGTGGAGGCAATAAGCAAGAGCGGTGCCAACGTGCTCTTCTGCCAGAAGGGAATGGACGACCTGGTAGCCAGCCACCTGGGCAAGAAAGGCATCTTCGCCATCAAGAGCGTCTCCGAGTCGGACATGAAAAAGCTATCCAGGGCTACGGGCGCCAGGATCGTGACCAAGATCGAGGAGATCGACCCGAAGGACCTCGGCTACGCAGGCATCGTCGAAGAGCGCAAGGTGAGCGGCGACGAATCGCTGACCTTCGTCGAGGAGTGCAAGAACCCGAAGGCCGTCACTCTGTTCGTCCGTGCCGGCACGGCCACCGTGATGGACGAGCTGGAGCGGGCATTACATGACGCCATCAGGGTAGTAAGTGTCGTAGTGGAGGACGGAAAGGTCGTCCCCGCCGGCGGGGCACCTGAGATAGAGCTCAGCCTCCGGCTGAAGCAGTATGCGTCCACAATCGGCGGCAGAGAGCAGCTGGCCATCGAGTCGTTTGCGAACGCCATGGAGATCATCCCCAGGACGCTTGCCGAGAACGCCGGTCTCGACCCCATCGACATGCTCGTCAGCCTGCGCAGCAAGCACGAGGCTAAGAATGGCAAGAATTTCGGCCTGAACGTCTACGAGGGCAAGCCGATCGACATGCTCGCAGCCGGCATCATCGAGCCGCTCAGGGTCAAGACCCAGGCAGTGGGCTCCGCAGCCGAAGCCGCTGTCATGATCCTGCGCATTGACGATGTAATCGCCTCGGGAGGTCCGAGCGAGCAGACGATCTCCGAAGCAAAGCAGCAGGCAAAGAGGCAGCTTGCAGCCGGCCGCATGGGCGGCGGCATGCCACCCGGAATGGGCGGCTTCATGTGA
- a CDS encoding DUF2150 family protein: MLMFYSEERWNNWINQVKESKFKFDPSAEGLGREGIVFLDMEEDVILAICKITGKLQNKYITKEDAAANLENMKRIILSPVEPIDPDKDEMIESVQRALVAVFGAAEYFVAGDFDPKADPTKLIIDAFKAEEAEDMDKTFELVSKAGALVLAGKSFDSEKALDKVAPDSLVAEGIDGLDSIAAVLAGGIDYTDEADDEE, encoded by the coding sequence ATGCTCATGTTTTATTCCGAGGAAAGATGGAACAACTGGATCAACCAGGTCAAAGAGAGCAAGTTCAAGTTTGACCCGAGCGCAGAAGGCCTCGGCAGGGAAGGCATCGTCTTCCTGGACATGGAAGAGGACGTCATCCTGGCGATCTGCAAAATCACGGGCAAGCTCCAGAACAAGTACATCACTAAAGAGGATGCGGCAGCTAACCTGGAGAACATGAAACGGATTATCCTCTCTCCCGTGGAGCCCATAGACCCCGACAAGGACGAGATGATTGAATCGGTGCAGCGGGCGCTCGTGGCGGTTTTCGGCGCAGCCGAATACTTCGTAGCCGGCGACTTCGACCCTAAAGCGGATCCGACAAAGCTCATCATCGATGCTTTCAAGGCTGAGGAAGCCGAAGACATGGACAAGACCTTCGAACTGGTCAGCAAAGCCGGCGCACTGGTACTGGCAGGCAAGTCGTTCGACAGCGAGAAAGCGCTGGACAAGGTCGCCCCCGACAGCCTGGTCGCCGAAGGCATCGACGGCCTTGACTCTATCGCAGCCGTGCTCGCAGGCGGCATCGACTACACAGATGAAGCTGACGACGAAGAGTGA
- a CDS encoding amino acid kinase translates to MLKIGGSLFDHSRALVKRIAEEELAADILIVPGGGDFADTIRKVYREKQLSDDAAHWMAVLAMNQYAYYLADGTGIPLADSLKGTGIRIALPYEILRKDDALPHSWDVTSDTIAAWMALKTGGRLIKATDVDGIFADGKLLETVEASRLCGTGETCIDSALPEFLLNNRLDAFVVNGLDTARVSKAVREEKTMGTRILGR, encoded by the coding sequence GTGCTGAAGATAGGCGGCAGCCTCTTTGATCACTCCCGGGCGCTGGTAAAGCGGATAGCTGAGGAAGAGTTAGCCGCAGACATCCTCATCGTTCCCGGGGGAGGCGACTTTGCCGACACGATTAGGAAAGTCTACCGGGAGAAGCAATTATCCGACGATGCCGCCCACTGGATGGCGGTCCTCGCCATGAATCAATATGCGTATTATCTGGCCGACGGCACGGGCATACCGCTGGCGGATTCGCTGAAAGGCACAGGCATCAGAATCGCCCTGCCGTACGAGATCCTGCGGAAAGATGATGCATTGCCGCACAGCTGGGACGTGACCTCGGACACCATCGCCGCATGGATGGCCCTGAAGACCGGAGGCAGGCTGATCAAAGCCACGGACGTGGACGGCATTTTCGCCGACGGCAAACTTTTGGAGACCGTAGAAGCTTCCAGACTCTGCGGCACCGGCGAAACCTGCATCGACAGCGCGCTTCCCGAATTTTTATTAAATAACAGGCTGGACGCATTCGTCGTAAACGGCCTCGATACTGCCCGCGTCTCTAAAGCCGTCAGAGAAGAAAAGACGATGGGTACGCGTATACTGGGAAGATAG
- a CDS encoding single-stranded-DNA-specific exonuclease RecJ — translation MERFSQAAERCADLIKKSDELLVVSHIDADGLTSAGIICTALQRLGKGYDTRFVKKLDAEALKQIAAIAGKRTVIFTDLGSGAIDQINELGLTAVIADHHQPKPSDYPYHLNPHLVGLNGATDISGSGVTFLLALKLGPNEDLSSLAIVGAVGDLQDMRTNALVGVNRQILTLGVSGGYLSFEKDIKLFGRQTRPVYKLLQYCSDPYMPGLSGCEEACVTFLENAGIPVKAESWRRWIDLSRDEKTRVISSLFQHCMACGMPSHKIQRLVGEVYTLCKEEPGTEMRDASEFSTLLNATARYEYAETGLAICTGDRGEAFHYARDLLEQHRRNLVNGLNYVSDHGVTRLNNVQYFDARSEIRETIVGIIAGMSSSLDCVSRGMPIVGLATSTEGIKVSARGNHDLIMRGLNLARAISEAAAAVGGAGGGHDIAAGATIPAGKEVEFMALLDQKIGEQIKSKL, via the coding sequence ATGGAACGATTTAGCCAGGCAGCGGAGCGGTGTGCGGATCTGATTAAAAAGAGCGACGAGCTGCTCGTTGTCTCTCACATTGACGCGGACGGGCTGACCTCAGCGGGTATCATCTGTACTGCGCTGCAGAGGCTCGGCAAGGGCTACGATACCCGGTTCGTAAAGAAGCTGGACGCGGAGGCGCTGAAGCAGATAGCGGCCATCGCCGGGAAGCGTACTGTGATCTTCACCGACCTCGGGAGCGGGGCGATCGACCAGATCAATGAGCTGGGGCTGACAGCGGTGATCGCCGATCACCACCAGCCGAAGCCGTCCGACTACCCGTACCATCTGAACCCGCACCTCGTCGGGCTGAACGGGGCTACCGATATCAGCGGCTCAGGAGTAACGTTCCTGCTGGCGCTCAAGCTCGGCCCCAACGAGGACCTTTCTTCGCTGGCCATCGTCGGGGCCGTCGGCGATCTGCAGGACATGCGCACGAACGCGCTGGTCGGGGTGAACCGGCAGATCCTGACACTTGGGGTATCGGGCGGCTACCTGTCGTTCGAGAAAGACATCAAGCTCTTCGGCCGGCAGACCCGCCCTGTCTATAAGCTTCTCCAGTATTGCTCGGACCCGTACATGCCCGGGTTGAGCGGGTGTGAAGAGGCCTGCGTCACCTTCCTGGAGAACGCGGGTATCCCGGTCAAGGCGGAGTCTTGGAGGCGGTGGATCGACCTGAGCCGGGACGAGAAGACCCGGGTCATCTCCAGCCTGTTCCAGCACTGCATGGCCTGCGGTATGCCCTCCCATAAAATCCAGCGGCTGGTGGGCGAGGTATATACCCTGTGCAAGGAAGAGCCAGGCACTGAAATGCGGGACGCATCCGAGTTCTCTACGCTGCTGAACGCTACCGCCCGGTACGAGTACGCCGAAACCGGCCTGGCCATCTGTACGGGCGACCGGGGCGAGGCTTTCCACTACGCCCGGGACCTGCTCGAGCAGCACCGCCGCAACCTGGTCAACGGCCTGAACTATGTCAGCGACCATGGCGTCACCCGGCTGAATAACGTCCAGTACTTCGACGCCAGGAGCGAGATCAGAGAAACGATCGTAGGCATCATCGCCGGCATGAGCAGCAGCCTGGACTGCGTCAGCCGGGGGATGCCCATCGTCGGGCTGGCCACGTCGACCGAGGGGATCAAGGTTTCGGCGAGGGGCAACCATGATTTGATTATGCGCGGCCTCAACCTGGCCCGGGCCATATCCGAAGCTGCAGCCGCCGTAGGCGGCGCCGGGGGAGGCCACGACATCGCCGCCGGAGCTACGATCCCCGCAGGTAAAGAGGTAGAGTTCATGGCTCTGCTGGACCAAAAAATCGGGGAACAGATAAAGAGCAAGCTATAA
- a CDS encoding sulfite exporter TauE/SafE family protein — translation MITGLIAGAFGGLLGLGGAVILVPVLTLGFGLPIHLAIPVSLISNIFVSLTSVMSYRRRGLLHRRTIWIMNVWSVTGIILGTLVAAWSPDTRIKLLFGIFLLFMIAEAVLVKREIDLGEAQEPEKLNVPAFSALGFCMGLLGALLGIGGGTLAVPVQNSLLKVPLRNAIANSLATIVVSASVGAVTYFIVGSGTLFSATEALVIAAAIVPGSVIGAKLATMFSDRLPVRYIRYIFYLVLLYISYNMIRSGMGW, via the coding sequence TTGATCACTGGTCTGATAGCCGGCGCTTTCGGTGGCCTGCTCGGCCTGGGGGGAGCGGTGATCCTCGTACCGGTGCTGACGCTGGGCTTCGGCCTGCCGATACACCTGGCCATACCTGTCTCGCTGATCTCCAACATCTTCGTCTCGCTGACGTCGGTGATGAGCTACAGGCGCCGGGGATTACTGCACAGGAGAACGATCTGGATCATGAACGTGTGGTCTGTGACCGGCATCATCCTGGGCACTCTGGTCGCAGCCTGGAGCCCGGATACACGTATCAAGCTCCTGTTCGGCATTTTCCTTCTGTTCATGATAGCAGAGGCGGTACTGGTCAAGAGAGAAATAGATCTGGGCGAGGCGCAAGAGCCGGAGAAGCTCAACGTGCCGGCGTTCTCAGCACTGGGATTTTGCATGGGGCTGCTGGGAGCGCTGCTCGGCATAGGAGGCGGAACACTGGCGGTGCCGGTGCAGAACTCGCTCTTGAAAGTCCCGCTCAGAAACGCGATCGCCAACTCTCTCGCCACGATCGTCGTCTCGGCATCCGTCGGGGCCGTCACATACTTCATCGTGGGCTCGGGGACACTCTTCTCCGCTACTGAAGCCCTGGTCATCGCTGCGGCGATTGTGCCCGGGTCAGTCATCGGGGCAAAGCTTGCTACAATGTTCTCGGACAGGCTGCCCGTCAGGTACATAAGGTATATTTTTTACCTCGTGTTACTCTATATCTCGTATAACATGATAAGAAGCGGCATGGGCTGGTAA
- a CDS encoding PHP domain-containing protein: MLKYDLHSHSRYSKDGIMDVRDLLKIAKKRGLDGIAITDHDTIRGGMEAVKLKPEGIDVICGCEVKTDRGDVIGLFLTEDIKAREHTAVIEEIKAQGGVAIVPHPFDSMRSSAFWLRENDAPLIDGVEVINARCVFNRYNDAADAYSNNYGKAKTGGSDAHFGAEIGNAYTLLEEGSDLREAILKRQTVAFGRCSSPVFHVRTTALLVKRKISQRRIKQ; the protein is encoded by the coding sequence ATGCTGAAGTACGACCTGCACTCTCATTCCCGGTACTCCAAAGACGGGATCATGGACGTCAGGGACCTCCTTAAGATAGCGAAAAAACGAGGCCTGGACGGGATTGCCATCACCGATCATGACACCATCAGGGGAGGTATGGAGGCTGTCAAGCTGAAGCCCGAAGGCATCGACGTCATCTGCGGGTGCGAGGTAAAAACGGACAGGGGCGATGTGATCGGGCTGTTTCTCACAGAGGATATCAAAGCCCGGGAGCACACTGCCGTGATCGAGGAGATCAAGGCGCAGGGAGGAGTTGCCATAGTGCCCCACCCGTTCGACAGCATGCGGAGCTCTGCCTTCTGGCTCAGGGAAAACGATGCGCCGCTCATTGACGGGGTAGAGGTGATCAACGCCCGGTGCGTCTTCAACAGATATAACGATGCCGCCGACGCGTATTCGAACAACTACGGCAAGGCTAAGACTGGCGGCAGCGACGCCCACTTCGGAGCGGAGATCGGCAACGCCTACACGCTTCTCGAAGAGGGGTCGGACCTGCGGGAAGCGATCCTGAAGAGACAGACCGTCGCCTTCGGCCGGTGCTCCTCTCCCGTATTCCACGTACGTACGACTGCCCTGCTGGTCAAGCGAAAGATCAGCCAGCGCCGGATCAAACAGTAG
- a CDS encoding H/ACA ribonucleoprotein complex subunit GAR1 yields MKRLGRVLHLSPHGHLIIRLEETSLPKMNAKVVTKKMDRVGTVYDIFGPEKAPYVSVKVDRKLPKASVQALVNERVFVA; encoded by the coding sequence TTGAAACGACTTGGCAGAGTTTTGCATTTATCCCCGCATGGCCACCTGATTATCAGACTGGAAGAAACGTCGCTGCCGAAGATGAACGCGAAGGTTGTAACGAAAAAGATGGACAGGGTTGGCACTGTTTACGATATTTTCGGGCCTGAAAAAGCCCCTTACGTCTCCGTGAAAGTAGATAGAAAGTTACCGAAAGCCAGCGTGCAGGCGCTGGTGAACGAGCGAGTATTCGTCGCGTAG
- a CDS encoding signal recognition particle subunit SRP19/SEC65 family protein — translation MQREEMKEKHQIVIWPVYLDANKARNEGRLTPMSCSVKTPRVMEIFKAAEKLGLHPEHVTGKAHPAAWADKSGYVLVDNIGPKTDLLRRIGTEIIRMRGGKQ, via the coding sequence ATGCAGCGCGAAGAGATGAAGGAAAAACACCAGATAGTAATTTGGCCCGTATACCTGGACGCGAACAAGGCCCGGAACGAAGGCAGGTTGACGCCCATGTCCTGCTCGGTCAAGACACCGAGAGTGATGGAGATATTCAAGGCTGCAGAAAAGCTGGGCCTGCACCCCGAGCATGTGACCGGCAAAGCTCACCCGGCAGCGTGGGCGGACAAGAGCGGCTACGTCCTCGTCGACAACATCGGGCCTAAAACGGATCTGCTGCGCAGGATAGGCACAGAGATTATCCGCATGCGTGGCGGTAAGCAGTAA